In one Pseudomonas tensinigenes genomic region, the following are encoded:
- a CDS encoding MarC family protein: MLHVLFSVYLKMLVLYSPFFVLSCFISLTRGYSRKEQRRLAWKVAIATLVSSVLLYLFGRVIFDVFGITVDAFRIGAGSVLFISALGMAQGKSVVQTDNVQQDVTIVPLTIPLTVGPGTIGALLVMGVSQPHWDDKLTAIMSIALASFTVGVVLYLSNRIERILGDQGLQIVSRLMGLFVCALAAQIIFTGVKGYLVS, translated from the coding sequence ATGCTCCACGTGTTGTTCAGCGTTTACCTGAAGATGCTGGTGCTCTATAGCCCGTTCTTCGTGTTGTCCTGCTTTATCAGCCTGACCCGTGGTTATTCGCGCAAGGAGCAACGGCGCCTGGCCTGGAAGGTGGCGATCGCCACTCTGGTCTCCAGTGTGCTGCTGTATTTGTTCGGGCGGGTGATATTCGATGTGTTCGGCATCACGGTCGATGCCTTCCGTATCGGTGCCGGCAGCGTGTTGTTCATCTCTGCGCTGGGCATGGCGCAAGGCAAGTCCGTGGTACAAACCGACAACGTGCAGCAGGACGTGACCATCGTACCGCTGACCATTCCGTTGACCGTTGGCCCCGGCACTATCGGTGCACTGCTGGTGATGGGGGTCAGCCAGCCGCACTGGGACGACAAACTCACGGCGATCATGAGTATTGCGTTGGCCAGTTTCACCGTCGGCGTGGTGCTCTACCTGTCCAACCGCATTGAGCGGATTCTCGGCGACCAGGGTTTGCAGATTGTCAGTCGTTTGATGGGTTTGTTTGTTTGCGCACTGGCAGCGCAGATCATCTTCACCGGGGTCAAAGGCTATCTGGTGTCCTGA
- a CDS encoding hybrid sensor histidine kinase/response regulator produces MRWLRIAISFTVTLLTLLCMLPAQAAQGSGWSVLLDDQGNLQLSDIRSARYTNQFSPIDLDRLTASAPDGALWLRFRLAPGKHEQVLRIFAPDLSQLNLYVLDGNQLIEQRNTGTDQPQAERPLPSSDFMLPLPQSDKPLEVYLRLVSDHQLRPHVTLQSAVMSAANHNQTLVFGLLFGCLGMLLLHNLVRYAYSRSRSSLWLAVCEGLLGLSLLLLLNLAGPWLPNWHAIQTPGAYLALLLTAPAGLMFALRFFAPLGPHPLNKLLLGDILFIVTCSLLLLFVNTLPLNIITYALVALAGLSMLFVAFYHWQKGYRPARLFVAAMVVFNIGTLIILPALLGLTLVSPQGLIMTLMAFICISGLLMSIALGERQRSITESRFSVSRDLAASNAEINAKAEFLAKISHEIRTPMNGVLGMTELLLGTPLSVKQRDYVQTIHSAGNELLTLINEILDISKLESGQIELDDVQFDLNALIDDCLSIYRAKAEQQNVELISFIQPQVPRVISGDPTRLRQTLLSLLENALKKTDEGEVLIVVALDERSSKPRLRIAVQDSGQPMEQEERDALMHAELHSKHFLSANRLGGNLGLVIARQLIRLMHGEFGIKSGTTQGSTLWLTLPLDPDRLEHPTSDLDSPLQGARVLVVDDNDTCRKVLVQQCSAWGLNVSAVPSGKEALALLRTKAHLRDYFDVVLLDQNMPGMTGMQLAAKIKEDPSLNHDILLIMLTGISNAPSKIIARNSGIKRILAKPVAGYTLKTTLADELNQRNKGQVVFQPQVVSPATAAKVPSDFRILVAEDNTISTKVIRGMLGKLNLQPDTASNGEEALQAMKAQRYDLVLMDCEMPILDGFSATQQLRAWEVSNQRIRTPIVALTAHILAEHKERARQAGMDGHMSKPVELSQLRELIEHWVAQRDQQNRTASTF; encoded by the coding sequence GTGCGCTGGCTCAGGATTGCCATAAGCTTCACCGTCACGTTGCTGACCTTGCTCTGCATGCTCCCGGCCCAGGCCGCGCAAGGCAGTGGATGGTCGGTATTGCTCGACGATCAGGGCAATCTGCAACTGAGCGACATCCGCTCCGCTCGCTACACCAATCAATTCAGCCCCATCGACCTTGACCGCCTCACCGCGTCCGCGCCCGATGGCGCCCTGTGGCTGCGTTTCCGGCTGGCACCGGGCAAGCACGAACAAGTGCTGCGCATCTTTGCCCCCGACCTGTCACAGCTCAATCTCTACGTGCTCGACGGCAACCAGCTGATCGAGCAACGCAACACCGGCACCGACCAGCCGCAGGCCGAACGGCCGTTGCCGAGCAGCGACTTCATGCTGCCGTTGCCACAGAGCGACAAACCCCTCGAGGTCTATCTGCGCCTGGTGTCCGACCATCAGTTGCGCCCGCACGTCACCCTGCAATCGGCGGTGATGAGCGCGGCCAACCACAATCAGACGCTGGTCTTCGGTTTACTGTTCGGCTGCCTCGGCATGCTGCTGTTGCACAATCTGGTGCGCTACGCCTACTCGCGCTCGCGCAGCAGCTTATGGCTGGCAGTCTGCGAAGGCCTGTTGGGCCTCAGTCTGTTGCTGTTGCTCAACCTCGCCGGCCCGTGGCTGCCGAACTGGCACGCGATCCAGACACCGGGCGCCTATCTGGCCCTACTGCTGACCGCCCCCGCCGGCTTGATGTTTGCGTTGCGCTTCTTCGCCCCGCTCGGCCCGCACCCGCTGAACAAACTGTTGCTGGGCGACATTCTGTTTATCGTGACCTGCAGCCTGTTGTTGCTGTTCGTCAACACCCTGCCGCTGAACATCATCACTTATGCACTGGTGGCCCTGGCCGGCCTGAGCATGTTGTTTGTCGCGTTCTATCACTGGCAGAAGGGTTATCGCCCGGCGCGCTTGTTCGTCGCGGCGATGGTGGTGTTCAACATCGGCACGCTGATCATTCTTCCGGCCTTGCTGGGGCTGACACTGGTCTCGCCGCAAGGCTTGATCATGACCCTGATGGCGTTCATCTGCATCAGCGGTCTGTTGATGAGCATCGCCCTGGGCGAGCGCCAGCGCAGCATCACCGAAAGCCGCTTCAGCGTCAGCCGCGACCTCGCCGCGAGCAATGCCGAGATCAACGCCAAAGCCGAATTCCTCGCCAAGATCAGCCACGAAATCCGCACGCCGATGAACGGCGTGCTGGGCATGACCGAGCTACTGCTGGGCACACCGCTGTCGGTCAAGCAACGCGACTACGTACAGACCATCCACAGTGCCGGCAACGAACTGCTGACGCTGATCAACGAGATCCTCGACATCTCCAAGCTCGAATCCGGACAGATCGAACTGGATGATGTGCAGTTCGACCTCAATGCCTTGATCGATGACTGCCTGAGCATCTACCGCGCCAAGGCCGAGCAGCAGAATGTCGAACTGATCAGCTTTATCCAGCCGCAAGTGCCACGGGTGATCAGCGGTGACCCGACACGCCTGCGCCAGACACTGCTGAGCCTGCTGGAGAACGCCCTGAAGAAAACCGACGAGGGCGAAGTACTGATCGTCGTCGCCCTCGATGAGCGCAGCAGCAAACCGCGCCTGCGCATTGCCGTGCAGGACAGCGGCCAGCCAATGGAGCAGGAAGAGCGTGATGCCTTGATGCACGCCGAACTGCACAGCAAGCATTTCCTCTCGGCCAATCGCCTGGGCGGCAATCTGGGGCTGGTGATCGCACGGCAATTGATCCGTCTGATGCACGGTGAGTTCGGCATCAAGAGCGGCACCACTCAGGGCAGCACCTTGTGGCTGACCCTGCCTTTGGATCCGGATCGTCTGGAACATCCGACCTCCGACCTCGACAGTCCGCTGCAAGGCGCACGGGTGCTGGTGGTCGATGACAACGACACTTGCCGCAAAGTACTGGTCCAGCAATGCAGTGCCTGGGGCTTGAACGTCAGCGCCGTGCCATCAGGCAAAGAAGCGCTGGCACTGTTGCGCACCAAGGCGCACTTGCGTGACTACTTTGATGTGGTACTGCTCGATCAGAACATGCCGGGCATGACCGGCATGCAGCTCGCGGCCAAGATCAAGGAAGACCCGAGTCTGAATCACGACATCTTGCTGATCATGCTTACCGGCATCAGCAATGCGCCAAGCAAGATCATTGCGCGCAACTCGGGGATCAAACGCATCCTCGCCAAACCGGTGGCCGGCTACACCCTCAAGACGACGCTCGCCGATGAACTGAACCAGCGCAACAAAGGCCAGGTGGTGTTCCAGCCGCAAGTGGTCAGCCCGGCCACCGCAGCGAAAGTGCCAAGCGATTTCCGCATCCTCGTTGCCGAAGACAATACGATTTCGACCAAAGTGATTCGCGGCATGCTCGGCAAGCTCAATCTGCAACCGGACACCGCCAGCAATGGCGAGGAAGCGCTGCAAGCGATGAAGGCGCAACGCTACGATCTGGTGCTGATGGACTGCGAAATGCCGATACTCGACGGTTTCTCCGCGACCCAGCAATTGCGCGCATGGGAAGTCAGTAACCAACGCATTCGCACGCCCATCGTGGCATTGACGGCGCACATTCTCGCCGAGCACAAAGAGCGCGCGCGCCAGGCCGGGATGGACGGGCACATGTCCAAGCCCGTCGAGCTGTCGCAGTTGCGCGAGCTGATCGAGCACTGGGTCGCCCAGCGTGATCAGCAGAACCGGACAGCCTCGACGTTCTGA
- the purD gene encoding phosphoribosylamine--glycine ligase encodes MNVLIIGSGGREHALAWKVAQDPRVQKVFVAPGNAGTAIEAKCENVAIDVLALEQLADFAEKNVSLTIVGPEVPLVAGVVDLFRSRGLDCFGPTAGAAQLEGSKAFTKDFLARHKIPTADYQNFTEIEPALAYLREKGAPIVIKADGLAAGKGVIVAMTLAEAEDAVRDMLAGNAFGDAGSRVVIEEFLDGEEASFIVMVDGKNVLPMATSQDHKRVGDGDSGPNTGGMGAYSPAPVVTADVHQRVMDLVIWPTVRGMAEEGNVYTGFLYAGLMIDKAGNPKVIEFNCRFGDPETQPVMLRLQSSLVLLVEAALAQALDKVEAQWDPRPSVGIVLAAGGYPGDYAKGATINGLDAAASLEGKVFHAGTALKDGNVVTAGGRVLCATAMGASVGEAQQQAYKLAAAIDWEGCFYRKDIGYRAIARERGETQE; translated from the coding sequence TTGAACGTTTTGATCATTGGCAGCGGTGGCCGTGAACACGCCCTGGCCTGGAAAGTGGCTCAGGATCCGCGCGTGCAGAAGGTTTTCGTCGCACCGGGCAACGCAGGCACCGCCATTGAGGCCAAGTGCGAAAACGTCGCCATCGACGTGCTGGCCCTTGAGCAACTGGCCGACTTCGCCGAGAAAAACGTTTCCCTGACCATCGTTGGTCCGGAAGTGCCACTGGTGGCTGGCGTCGTTGACCTGTTCCGCTCACGTGGTCTGGACTGCTTCGGCCCGACCGCCGGTGCTGCGCAACTGGAAGGCTCGAAAGCCTTCACCAAGGATTTCCTTGCGCGCCACAAGATCCCGACCGCCGACTACCAGAACTTCACCGAGATCGAGCCAGCCCTGGCTTATCTGCGTGAAAAAGGCGCACCGATAGTGATCAAGGCCGATGGCCTGGCCGCTGGTAAAGGCGTGATCGTCGCCATGACTCTGGCTGAAGCCGAAGACGCCGTGCGTGACATGCTCGCTGGCAACGCTTTCGGTGACGCCGGTTCGCGCGTGGTCATCGAAGAATTCCTCGACGGCGAAGAAGCTTCGTTCATCGTTATGGTCGACGGCAAGAATGTGCTGCCGATGGCCACCAGCCAGGACCACAAGCGTGTTGGCGACGGCGACAGCGGCCCGAACACTGGCGGCATGGGTGCCTACTCCCCTGCCCCGGTGGTCACCGCCGACGTGCACCAGCGCGTGATGGATCTGGTGATCTGGCCGACCGTGCGCGGCATGGCCGAAGAAGGCAACGTCTACACCGGTTTCCTCTATGCCGGTCTGATGATCGACAAGGCCGGTAACCCGAAAGTCATCGAGTTCAACTGCCGCTTCGGTGATCCGGAGACCCAACCGGTGATGCTGCGTCTGCAATCGAGCCTGGTGCTGCTGGTCGAAGCCGCGCTGGCGCAAGCGCTGGACAAGGTCGAAGCGCAGTGGGATCCACGCCCGAGCGTCGGCATCGTGCTGGCCGCTGGCGGTTACCCGGGCGACTACGCCAAAGGCGCGACGATCAACGGTCTGGATGCAGCCGCCAGCCTAGAAGGCAAAGTCTTCCACGCCGGCACCGCGCTGAAGGACGGCAACGTCGTTACCGCCGGTGGTCGCGTACTGTGCGCCACCGCAATGGGCGCCAGCGTCGGTGAAGCTCAGCAGCAAGCGTACAAGCTGGCAGCGGCCATCGACTGGGAAGGCTGCTTCTACCGCAAGGACATTGGCTACCGTGCCATTGCCCGTGAACGTGGCGAAACCCAGGAATAA
- the purH gene encoding bifunctional phosphoribosylaminoimidazolecarboxamide formyltransferase/IMP cyclohydrolase produces MTDQTTRLPIRRALISVSDKTGILEFAKELEALGVEILSTGGTFKLLRDNGVAAVEVADYTGFAEMMDGRVKTLHPKIHGGILGRRGIDDAIMSEHGIKPIDLVAVNLYPFEATINKPGCDLPTAIENIDIGGPTMVRSAAKNHKDVAIVVNASDYASVLEGLKAGGLTYAQRFDLMLKAFEHTATYDGMIANYMGTVNQAAETLSTEGRSEFPRTFNSQFIKAQEMRYGENPHQSAAFYVEAKPAEVGIATATQLQGKELSYNNVADTDAALECVKSFVKPACVIVKHANPCGVAVSPDAEGGIRQAYELAYATDTESAFGGIIAFNRELDAETAKAIVERQFVEVIIAPSVSEKARAIVAAKANVRLLACGEWSADRAAAWDYKRVNGGLLVQSRDIGMISADDLKVVTKRTPTEQEIHDLIFAWKVAKYVKSNAIVYAKNRQTIGVGAGQMSRVNSARIAAIKAEHAGLQVAGSVMASDAFFPFRDGLDNAAKVGITAVIQPGGSMRDAEVIAAADEAGIAMVFTGMRHFRH; encoded by the coding sequence ATGACCGACCAGACTACCCGCCTGCCGATCCGCCGCGCCTTGATCAGCGTTTCCGACAAGACCGGGATCCTCGAATTCGCCAAGGAGCTCGAAGCTCTGGGCGTCGAGATCCTCTCCACCGGCGGGACGTTCAAGCTGCTGCGCGACAACGGTGTTGCCGCAGTGGAAGTCGCGGATTACACCGGTTTCGCCGAGATGATGGACGGTCGGGTGAAAACCCTGCACCCGAAAATCCACGGCGGCATCCTCGGTCGTCGCGGTATCGACGACGCGATCATGAGCGAGCACGGCATCAAGCCGATCGATCTGGTTGCAGTCAACCTGTACCCGTTCGAAGCCACCATCAACAAGCCAGGCTGCGACCTGCCGACCGCCATCGAAAACATCGACATCGGCGGCCCGACCATGGTCCGTTCGGCAGCGAAAAACCATAAAGACGTAGCGATCGTGGTAAATGCCAGCGATTACGCCAGCGTGCTCGAAGGCCTGAAGGCCGGCGGCCTGACCTACGCTCAGCGTTTCGACCTGATGCTCAAGGCCTTCGAACACACCGCCACCTACGACGGCATGATCGCCAACTACATGGGCACCGTGAACCAGGCCGCTGAAACCCTGAGCACTGAAGGCCGCAGCGAATTCCCGCGCACCTTCAACAGCCAGTTCATCAAGGCCCAGGAAATGCGCTACGGCGAGAACCCGCACCAGAGCGCGGCGTTCTACGTGGAAGCCAAGCCTGCCGAAGTCGGCATCGCCACTGCGACCCAACTGCAAGGCAAAGAGCTGTCGTACAACAACGTGGCCGACACCGACGCCGCGCTGGAATGCGTGAAGAGCTTCGTCAAGCCAGCCTGCGTGATCGTCAAGCACGCCAATCCATGCGGCGTGGCAGTCAGCCCGGACGCTGAAGGCGGCATCCGTCAGGCCTACGAACTGGCTTACGCCACCGATACCGAATCGGCGTTCGGCGGCATCATTGCCTTCAACCGTGAACTGGATGCCGAGACCGCCAAAGCGATCGTCGAGCGTCAGTTCGTTGAAGTGATCATCGCTCCAAGCGTCAGCGAAAAAGCTCGCGCCATTGTTGCAGCCAAAGCCAACGTGCGCCTGCTGGCCTGCGGCGAGTGGTCGGCTGACCGCGCTGCTGCGTGGGACTACAAGCGCGTTAACGGCGGTCTGCTGGTGCAGAGCCGCGACATCGGCATGATCAGCGCCGATGACCTGAAAGTCGTGACCAAACGCACGCCGACCGAACAGGAAATCCACGACCTGATCTTCGCCTGGAAGGTTGCCAAGTACGTTAAGTCCAACGCCATCGTCTACGCCAAGAACCGTCAGACCATCGGTGTCGGCGCTGGCCAGATGAGCCGCGTAAACTCGGCCCGTATCGCTGCGATCAAGGCTGAGCACGCCGGTCTGCAAGTGGCCGGTTCGGTGATGGCCTCCGACGCGTTCTTCCCGTTCCGCGATGGTCTGGACAACGCGGCCAAGGTCGGTATCACTGCGGTGATCCAGCCGGGTGGCTCGATGCGTGATGCTGAAGTGATTGCTGCTGCTGACGAAGCCGGCATCGCGATGGTCTTCACCGGCATGCGCCACTTCCGTCACTGA
- the fis gene encoding DNA-binding transcriptional regulator Fis codes for MTMMTETLVSGTAPVSDNVNLKQHLNTPSEEGQTLRGSVEKALHNYFAHLEGASVTDVYNLVLSEVEAPLLESVMNYVKGNQTKASELLGLNRGTLRKKLKQYDLL; via the coding sequence ATGACGATGATGACCGAGACTTTAGTGAGTGGAACAGCACCCGTGAGCGACAACGTGAATTTGAAACAGCACCTCAATACCCCGAGCGAAGAAGGTCAGACCCTTCGCGGGAGTGTCGAGAAGGCGCTGCACAATTATTTCGCCCACCTTGAGGGCGCGTCCGTCACGGATGTGTACAACCTGGTGCTCTCCGAAGTCGAGGCTCCCCTGCTCGAAAGCGTGATGAACTACGTCAAGGGCAACCAGACCAAGGCCAGTGAGCTGCTGGGACTTAACCGCGGCACGCTGCGCAAGAAACTCAAGCAGTACGATCTGCTGTAA
- the dusB gene encoding tRNA dihydrouridine synthase DusB, protein MSAVRIGPYTLQNGLILAPMAGVTDQPFRQLCKRLGAGLVVSEMVTSDMSLWNTRKSRMRMIHEGDPEPRSVQIAGGDAQMLANAARANVELGAQIIDINMGCPAKKVCNKAAGSALLKDEALVTEILQAVVAAVDVPVTLKIRTGWDRDNKNGLTVAKIAEQAGITALAVHGRTRADLYKGEAEYDTIAAIKQAVSIPVFANGDIDSPEKARYVLDATGADGLLVGRAAQGRPWIFREIDHYLRTGEKLPAPELIEVEHILLEHLAALHAFYGDVMGVRIARKHVGWYLATLPGAKEFRAHFNRLDGTETQCANVREFFAEHYKSLTGDEEGVAA, encoded by the coding sequence ATGTCGGCGGTACGCATCGGCCCATACACATTGCAGAACGGCTTGATTCTCGCCCCGATGGCGGGGGTCACCGACCAGCCCTTTCGTCAGCTGTGCAAGCGTCTGGGCGCAGGGCTTGTTGTCTCGGAAATGGTCACCAGCGACATGAGCCTGTGGAACACCCGCAAGTCGCGCATGCGCATGATCCACGAAGGCGATCCCGAGCCACGCTCGGTACAGATTGCCGGTGGCGACGCGCAGATGCTGGCGAACGCGGCCCGGGCCAACGTCGAACTGGGCGCACAGATTATTGATATCAACATGGGTTGCCCGGCAAAGAAGGTCTGCAACAAGGCCGCCGGTTCCGCGTTGTTGAAGGACGAAGCACTGGTGACCGAGATCCTGCAGGCCGTTGTGGCGGCGGTTGATGTGCCGGTCACCCTGAAGATCCGCACCGGCTGGGATCGCGACAACAAGAACGGCCTGACCGTGGCGAAGATCGCCGAGCAGGCCGGGATCACCGCGCTGGCAGTGCATGGCCGCACTCGCGCCGATCTGTACAAGGGCGAAGCCGAGTACGACACGATTGCCGCAATCAAGCAGGCCGTGTCGATCCCGGTGTTTGCCAATGGCGATATCGATTCGCCGGAAAAGGCCCGTTACGTGCTCGACGCGACCGGTGCCGATGGCCTGTTGGTAGGCCGCGCTGCCCAAGGGCGGCCATGGATTTTTCGCGAGATCGATCATTACCTGCGCACAGGCGAGAAATTGCCGGCACCGGAACTGATCGAGGTGGAACACATACTGCTAGAGCATCTGGCCGCACTTCACGCTTTCTATGGGGATGTGATGGGCGTGCGCATTGCGCGCAAGCATGTGGGCTGGTATCTCGCAACCTTGCCGGGCGCCAAGGAGTTTCGCGCCCACTTCAATCGTTTGGATGGTACGGAAACACAATGCGCCAATGTTCGGGAGTTCTTCGCCGAGCATTACAAGAGCCTGACAGGGGACGAAGAAGGGGTGGCCGCATGA
- a CDS encoding DUF3426 domain-containing protein: MTDSFVTQCPHCQTSFRVSHAQLSVARGVVRCGSCLQVFNAAKQLLEQHAGKDAVTPVAPSVVEPPPIIEAPPVVQAPAIVEQPAPRAISQKQWSASELDLDSLDLDEELARLEQREIQPTTEFGRPREDALSARRDTPEPDETLWRDSLFSERADEHTAEPEDDEAEIADIEPVKSERTEPSLSLEPVDLDDEPAIPHLRLHDPIDPNARRERLSASDESADDDLPSIEPLRKKRERAEPGVRAEVLQDLTDDPLQLDWQKRRSPWGRRLLWLVLVLLAAGGLAAQYISYHFDELARQDQYRPWFQQICPQIGCTVPSKVDIARIKSSNLVVRSHPEFNGALVVDAIIYNRATFSQPFPLLELRFADLNGHLIASRRFKPGEYLRGDLEGLAEMPPQTPIHIALDILDPGPKAVNYSLSFHSPE; encoded by the coding sequence ATGACCGACAGCTTCGTCACCCAGTGCCCGCATTGCCAAACCAGTTTCCGCGTCAGCCATGCTCAATTGAGCGTGGCCCGCGGGGTGGTTCGCTGCGGCTCCTGCCTGCAAGTGTTCAACGCCGCCAAACAGCTGCTGGAACAACACGCCGGCAAGGACGCGGTGACGCCGGTTGCACCGTCGGTTGTCGAGCCGCCGCCGATTATCGAGGCCCCGCCGGTTGTCCAGGCGCCGGCCATCGTCGAACAGCCCGCGCCGCGTGCCATCAGCCAAAAGCAGTGGAGCGCGTCCGAGCTGGATCTCGACAGCCTCGATCTGGACGAAGAACTGGCCCGCCTCGAACAACGGGAAATCCAGCCGACCACCGAATTCGGTCGTCCACGCGAAGATGCCCTGAGCGCACGCCGCGACACCCCTGAACCGGATGAAACGCTCTGGCGCGACAGTCTGTTCAGCGAGCGCGCCGATGAACACACGGCTGAGCCCGAGGACGACGAGGCAGAAATCGCCGACATCGAACCGGTCAAATCCGAGCGAACCGAACCTTCGCTATCGCTGGAACCGGTGGATCTGGATGACGAACCGGCAATCCCGCATCTGCGCCTGCACGACCCGATCGACCCGAATGCCCGCCGCGAGCGCTTGTCGGCCAGCGACGAAAGCGCTGACGACGACTTGCCATCAATCGAGCCGCTGCGCAAAAAACGTGAGCGCGCAGAACCCGGCGTACGCGCCGAAGTGCTGCAGGACCTGACCGACGACCCGCTGCAACTGGACTGGCAGAAACGCCGCTCGCCGTGGGGACGTCGCTTGCTTTGGCTGGTGTTGGTCTTGCTGGCGGCAGGCGGACTGGCTGCCCAGTACATCTCCTATCATTTCGATGAGCTGGCCCGGCAGGATCAATACCGCCCGTGGTTCCAGCAAATCTGCCCGCAGATCGGCTGCACGGTGCCGTCCAAAGTGGACATCGCCCGAATCAAGAGCAGCAACCTGGTGGTGCGCAGCCATCCGGAGTTCAACGGTGCACTGGTGGTCGACGCAATCATCTATAACCGCGCGACATTCTCCCAGCCATTTCCATTGCTGGAGCTGCGCTTTGCCGACCTCAACGGCCACCTGATCGCCAGTCGTCGCTTCAAACCCGGCGAATACCTCAGAGGTGATCTCGAAGGTCTGGCGGAAATGCCGCCGCAGACGCCGATCCACATTGCGCTGGACATCCTCGATCCAGGCCCGAAGGCGGTGAACTACAGCCTGAGTTTCCATTCGCCCGAGTGA
- the prmA gene encoding 50S ribosomal protein L11 methyltransferase: MPWLQVRLAISPEQAETYEDAFLEVGAVSVTFMDAEDQPIFEPELNTTPLWAHTHLLALFEGGTEPAPVLAHLELLTGSPLPEHHSEVIEDQDWERSWMDGFQPMRFGQRLWIVPSWHAAPEPDAVNLLLDPGLAFGTGTHPTTALCLEWLDGQDLKDCNVLDFGCGSGILAIAALLLGAKEAVGTDIDVQALEASRDNAGRNNIADELFPLYLPEDLPQVQADVLVANILAGPLVSLAPQLSSLVKSGGRLALSGILAEQGEEVAAAYAQDFDLDPIANRDGWVRITGRRR, translated from the coding sequence ATGCCTTGGCTGCAAGTACGTCTCGCCATCAGCCCGGAACAAGCCGAAACCTACGAAGACGCTTTCCTTGAAGTGGGCGCCGTGTCGGTGACCTTCATGGACGCCGAAGATCAGCCGATCTTCGAGCCGGAACTCAATACCACCCCGCTGTGGGCGCACACGCATCTGCTCGCGCTGTTCGAAGGCGGCACTGAACCGGCACCGGTTCTGGCCCATCTGGAACTGCTGACCGGCAGCCCGTTGCCCGAGCATCACAGCGAAGTCATCGAAGATCAGGACTGGGAACGCAGCTGGATGGACGGCTTCCAGCCGATGCGCTTCGGCCAGCGCCTGTGGATCGTGCCGAGCTGGCACGCCGCGCCGGAGCCAGACGCAGTCAATCTGCTGCTGGATCCGGGCCTGGCCTTCGGCACGGGCACCCACCCGACCACCGCGCTGTGCCTGGAATGGCTCGACGGTCAGGACCTGAAAGACTGCAACGTGCTCGACTTCGGCTGCGGCTCGGGGATTCTGGCGATTGCCGCCCTGCTGCTCGGCGCCAAGGAAGCGGTCGGCACCGACATCGACGTGCAGGCGCTGGAAGCCTCGCGCGACAACGCCGGGCGCAACAACATTGCCGACGAACTGTTCCCGCTGTACCTGCCGGAAGATCTGCCGCAGGTTCAAGCCGACGTGCTGGTCGCCAACATCCTCGCCGGCCCACTGGTTTCGTTGGCGCCGCAACTGTCCAGCCTGGTCAAGTCCGGTGGACGTCTGGCGCTGTCGGGCATTCTCGCCGAGCAAGGTGAGGAAGTCGCCGCCGCTTATGCGCAGGACTTCGACCTCGACCCGATCGCCAACCGCGATGGCTGGGTGCGCATCACTGGCCGTCGGCGCTAA